From Cellulosimicrobium cellulans, the proteins below share one genomic window:
- a CDS encoding BspA family leucine-rich repeat surface protein: MNGQARSTSPLRATLLAAAAAVVLLISLPATGAYAAWNDSAPLGTSSVTTGSLGLDQDALPGGTWTRSGSPFDPATDRLTAGTTLTHTVVGVPVTAVGDNLRATFTVAGARVPAAVADHVSVTVSSDPTPVLGADSDADGHQSVALVLTVAADAGLPSGTQTVDLTGLVVTLTNGHGWTDTATLDAGTITTGAAPPAGGTVAFDFDLGLDADRSLCLYLTEPDATINWRDYASGAGEVSVPAVDGRNCHTYAGTGTGQAYVTVTGTFEGLGSPTQTVAEIGALKGVNQWTDAVGTTSAAYAFSNAVNMTYINGAPSTITDFSSAFANASTATSQELSVNGLQTANVTTMAHMFDGAGSINWWSIVSASIPWDTSNVTDMSAMFRNSTIGAHTLRFDTSNVTDMSDLVGSLPGGGRHDGQRRPVQQVDVVDEDHRGAGAQGLGQHGRRVGRTAAARAAGPQHGGWVAKAAKGTASPVPAPGSSTTAVPDDRSGPTSARRTVLLPDPASPRRTTSWPARNHPVTAPSASWWTKVIWPTGASPSPVRRATPGCQPPSRTATGDAADRVC, encoded by the coding sequence ATGAACGGCCAGGCACGCTCCACGAGCCCGCTGCGCGCGACCCTGCTCGCCGCGGCCGCGGCGGTCGTGCTGCTGATCTCGCTGCCGGCCACGGGGGCGTACGCGGCGTGGAACGACAGCGCGCCGCTCGGCACGTCGTCGGTGACCACCGGCAGCCTCGGCCTCGACCAGGACGCCCTCCCCGGCGGCACCTGGACGAGGTCCGGGTCGCCGTTCGACCCGGCGACCGACCGGCTCACGGCGGGCACGACGCTCACGCACACCGTCGTGGGGGTCCCCGTGACCGCCGTCGGGGACAACCTCCGGGCCACGTTCACGGTCGCCGGCGCGCGGGTCCCGGCCGCGGTCGCGGACCACGTGTCCGTCACCGTCTCGTCGGACCCCACGCCCGTCCTCGGCGCTGACTCGGACGCGGACGGACACCAGTCCGTGGCGCTCGTCCTCACCGTCGCCGCGGACGCGGGGCTGCCGTCGGGCACGCAGACGGTCGACCTCACCGGCCTCGTCGTGACGCTCACGAACGGGCACGGCTGGACGGACACCGCGACGCTCGACGCCGGCACGATCACCACCGGCGCGGCGCCGCCTGCGGGCGGGACCGTCGCGTTCGACTTCGACCTGGGGCTCGACGCCGACCGGTCCCTGTGCCTCTACCTCACGGAGCCGGACGCCACGATCAACTGGCGCGACTACGCGAGCGGGGCAGGCGAGGTCTCCGTGCCCGCCGTGGACGGCCGGAACTGCCACACCTACGCGGGCACCGGCACAGGGCAGGCCTACGTCACGGTCACGGGCACGTTCGAGGGCCTGGGGTCGCCCACGCAGACGGTCGCCGAGATCGGTGCCCTCAAGGGCGTCAACCAGTGGACGGACGCCGTCGGCACCACCTCCGCCGCGTACGCCTTCTCCAACGCCGTGAACATGACGTACATCAACGGTGCGCCGTCCACGATCACGGACTTCTCCTCCGCGTTCGCGAACGCGTCGACGGCCACGTCCCAGGAGCTCAGCGTGAACGGCCTCCAGACCGCGAACGTCACCACCATGGCGCACATGTTCGACGGCGCCGGCAGCATCAACTGGTGGAGCATCGTCTCCGCCTCGATCCCCTGGGACACCTCGAACGTCACCGACATGTCGGCCATGTTCCGGAACTCGACGATCGGGGCCCACACCCTCCGCTTCGACACCTCGAACGTCACCGACATGTCGGACCTGGTCGGGTCGCTGCCGGGCGGCGGCCGCCACGACGGTCAGCGACGCCCGGTCCAGCAGGTGGACGTCGTCGACGAGGACCACCGCGGAGCGGGTGCCCAGGGCCTCGGCCAGCACGGCCGCCGCGTCGGCCGCACCGCCGCGGCCCGAGCCGCGGGGCCGCAGCACGGGGGGTGGGTCGCGAAGGCGGCGAAGGGGACGGCGTCGCCCGTCCCCGCGCCGGGCAGCTCCACGACCGCGGTGCCCGACGACCGCAGCGGCCCGACGAGCGCGCGCAGGACGGTGCTCTTGCCCGACCCGGCGTCGCCGCGCAGGACCACGTCGTGGCCGGCCCGCAACCACCCCGTGACCGCTCCGAGCGCGTCCTGGTGGACGAAGGTGATCTGGCCCACTGGCGCGTCTCCCTCCCCCGTCCGGCGCGCCACCCCAGGATGTCAACCCCCCTCACGGACGGCGACCGGAGACGCCGCGGACCGAGTTTGCTAG
- a CDS encoding alternate-type signal peptide domain-containing protein — MTTTTKKNHGAVKGSVAAAAGVAVLLGGAGTFALWNQSGAIGGTGTAVGQLEATFGSATWVDDTPGANKGHTIDAITDFRLVPGDVLTGTVPVSVTAEGENILVDAAVTYGDSFTLPEDVTADVQLLDGTTPVTTITDTGSTPRTLSAVVTITFDETAGGSMTEAVDLSQIDVSLQQKAADNQLP, encoded by the coding sequence ATGACCACCACCACGAAGAAGAACCACGGGGCCGTCAAGGGCTCGGTCGCCGCCGCGGCCGGCGTCGCCGTCCTCCTCGGCGGTGCGGGCACGTTCGCGCTGTGGAACCAGAGCGGCGCGATCGGTGGAACCGGCACGGCCGTCGGACAGCTCGAGGCGACGTTCGGCAGCGCAACCTGGGTCGACGACACCCCGGGCGCCAACAAGGGTCACACGATCGACGCCATCACCGACTTCCGGCTCGTTCCCGGTGACGTGCTCACGGGCACCGTGCCGGTCTCCGTGACGGCGGAGGGCGAGAACATCCTCGTCGATGCCGCCGTCACCTACGGAGACAGCTTCACGCTTCCGGAGGACGTGACCGCCGACGTCCAGCTGCTGGACGGCACCACCCCCGTCACGACGATCACCGACACCGGCTCGACGCCACGCACGCTGAGCGCCGTCGTCACGATCACCTTCGACGAGACCGCCGGCGGCTCGATGACCGAGGCCGTCGACCTCAGCCAGATCGACGTCTCGCTCCAGCAGAAGGCCGCCGACAACCAGCTTCCCTGA
- a CDS encoding TrmH family RNA methyltransferase, translated as MQRVTTRNAAFQQWEALLTNRTKRHRAGETLVQGVRPITLAVESGWTVRTWLVDADRSLSSWAHAMLDRVRTQRFAVSSELMRELGGKDDDAPELLAVVATPPDDLGRIAVGGRASGDDAAFLGVVLDRPTSPGNVGTVARSLDAFGGGGLVVAGHAADPYDPRAVRASTGSIFSVPTVRVPAGRDVLEWVAAQRTAGVPLTLLGTDEHGDVELAEHDLTGPTLVLTGNETSGLSAGWREACDVMVSIPMLGSASSLNAASATTVVLYEAVRQRRARG; from the coding sequence GTGCAGCGCGTCACCACCCGCAACGCCGCGTTCCAGCAGTGGGAGGCGCTCCTCACCAACCGCACCAAGCGGCACCGCGCGGGCGAGACGCTCGTCCAGGGGGTCCGCCCGATCACGCTCGCGGTCGAGTCGGGCTGGACCGTGCGGACGTGGCTCGTCGACGCGGACCGGTCGCTGTCGAGCTGGGCGCACGCGATGCTCGACCGCGTCCGCACCCAGCGGTTCGCCGTGTCGTCGGAGCTCATGCGCGAGCTCGGTGGCAAGGACGACGACGCGCCCGAGCTGCTCGCGGTCGTCGCGACGCCGCCCGACGACCTGGGGCGGATCGCCGTGGGCGGCCGCGCCTCCGGGGACGACGCCGCGTTCCTCGGCGTCGTGCTCGACCGCCCCACGAGCCCGGGCAACGTCGGGACCGTCGCGCGCTCGCTCGACGCGTTCGGCGGCGGCGGGCTGGTCGTCGCGGGGCACGCCGCGGACCCGTACGACCCGCGCGCCGTGCGCGCCAGCACCGGCTCGATCTTCTCCGTGCCGACGGTCCGCGTCCCCGCCGGGCGCGACGTCCTGGAGTGGGTCGCCGCGCAGCGCACGGCCGGGGTCCCGCTGACCCTGCTCGGGACGGACGAGCACGGCGACGTCGAGCTCGCCGAGCACGACCTCACGGGGCCGACCCTCGTCCTCACCGGCAACGAGACGTCCGGCCTCAGCGCCGGGTGGCGCGAGGCGTGCGACGTCATGGTCAGCATCCCCATGCTCGGCTCGGCGAGCTCGCTCAACGCCGCGAGCGCCACGACGGTCGTGCTGTACGAGGCGGTGCGCCAGCGCCGGGCGCGCGGCTGA
- a CDS encoding NAD-dependent malic enzyme, protein MTSAPSVSSSITVRLQVEARPTAVSELTTAIEHTGGIVSALDVTASGHERITVDVTVATRGEEHAGQIVEALRALPGVVVDRVSDRTFLLHLGGKLKIESKVPIRNRDDLSMIYTPGVARVCEAIAAKPDDARRLTIKRNTIAVVTDGSAVLGLGDIGPLASLPVMEGKAALFKRFADIDAFPIALDTTDVDEIVRTVKAIAPVFAGINLEDISAPRCFEIEARLRAELDIPVFHDDQHGTAIVALAALTNALKVVGKELPDVRIVLSGAGAAGTAVLKLLLAAGAHDVVVADVEGVVHPGRPGLSPSLAWTAVSTNPRHVTGTLREAVVDADVFIGVSAPDVLTGDDVARMAPGAIVFAMANPRPEVDPVEAARHAAIVGTGRSDFANQINNVLAFPGVFRGLLDAQSHRITDGMLLAAARALASAIHEDQLNPTYIIPSVFNPEVTTLVAAAVERAAREADEAEPAALTGGLPRVAPATVPTSVSPTSTTTPEA, encoded by the coding sequence ATGACGTCAGCGCCGAGTGTCTCCTCCTCCATCACCGTCCGTCTCCAGGTCGAGGCGCGCCCCACCGCCGTGAGCGAGCTGACGACGGCGATCGAGCACACGGGCGGGATCGTCTCCGCGCTCGACGTCACGGCGTCAGGCCACGAGCGCATCACGGTCGACGTGACGGTCGCGACGCGCGGCGAGGAGCACGCCGGGCAGATCGTCGAGGCGCTGCGCGCGCTGCCGGGCGTCGTCGTCGACCGCGTCTCGGACCGCACGTTCCTGCTGCACCTGGGCGGCAAGCTGAAGATCGAGTCCAAGGTGCCGATCCGCAACCGCGACGACCTCTCGATGATCTACACGCCCGGCGTCGCGCGCGTGTGCGAGGCCATCGCGGCCAAGCCCGACGACGCGCGGCGGCTCACGATCAAGCGCAACACCATCGCCGTCGTCACCGACGGGTCGGCGGTGCTCGGGCTGGGCGACATCGGGCCGCTCGCCTCGCTCCCGGTCATGGAGGGCAAGGCCGCGCTGTTCAAGCGGTTCGCGGACATCGACGCGTTCCCCATCGCGCTCGACACGACCGACGTCGACGAGATCGTGCGGACCGTCAAGGCCATCGCGCCCGTGTTCGCGGGCATCAACCTCGAGGACATCTCGGCGCCGCGCTGCTTCGAGATCGAGGCGCGGCTGCGCGCCGAGCTCGACATCCCGGTGTTCCACGACGACCAGCACGGCACGGCGATCGTCGCGCTCGCGGCGCTGACGAACGCGCTCAAGGTCGTCGGCAAGGAGCTGCCCGACGTGCGCATCGTCCTGTCGGGCGCCGGCGCCGCCGGGACCGCGGTGCTCAAGCTGCTGCTCGCGGCGGGCGCGCACGACGTCGTCGTCGCGGACGTCGAGGGCGTCGTGCATCCCGGGCGTCCGGGCCTGTCCCCGTCGCTCGCGTGGACGGCGGTCAGCACCAACCCGCGGCACGTCACGGGGACGCTGCGCGAGGCCGTCGTGGACGCGGACGTCTTCATCGGCGTCTCCGCGCCCGACGTCCTCACCGGCGACGACGTCGCGCGCATGGCGCCCGGTGCGATCGTCTTCGCGATGGCGAACCCACGCCCCGAGGTCGACCCGGTCGAGGCGGCGCGGCACGCGGCGATCGTCGGCACCGGGCGCTCCGACTTCGCGAACCAGATCAACAACGTCCTCGCGTTCCCGGGCGTGTTCCGCGGCCTCCTCGACGCGCAGTCGCACCGCATCACCGACGGCATGCTGCTCGCCGCGGCGCGCGCCCTCGCGTCCGCGATCCACGAGGACCAGCTCAACCCCACCTACATCATCCCGAGCGTGTTCAACCCCGAGGTGACGACCCTCGTCGCCGCCGCGGTCGAGCGCGCCGCGCGCGAGGCCGACGAGGCCGAGCCCGCCGCGCTCACCGGCGGGCTCCCGCGCGTCGCGCCCGCGACGGTGCCCACGTCGGTCTCGCCGACCTCGACCACCACCCCGGAGGCCTGA
- a CDS encoding HAD family hydrolase, with translation MNPLPDPPHPPRTGRVAAFFDLDKTIIATSSAAAFSRPFFAGGLINRGDVLRSAYAHFLFMVGGADADQTERMRAHLSSLVTGWDVATVSRIVEETLHEHIDPVVYAEAVELIESHHEHGHDVVIVSASGSEVVEPIAAVLGADHAISSRMAVEDGRYTGAIDFYAYGENKAVALRELAGREGYDLEASYAYSDSVTDAPMLGAVGHAFVVNPDRTLRRLAAEHGWGALTFSKPVALRSHLAGSTPVLAAAGVVALGVVAWLVWRALRRRG, from the coding sequence GTGAACCCGCTCCCGGACCCGCCGCACCCGCCGCGCACCGGCCGGGTCGCCGCGTTCTTCGACCTGGACAAGACGATCATCGCGACGTCGTCGGCCGCGGCGTTCTCCCGGCCGTTCTTCGCCGGCGGGCTCATCAACCGCGGGGACGTGCTGCGCAGCGCGTACGCGCACTTCCTCTTCATGGTCGGCGGCGCGGACGCGGACCAGACCGAGCGGATGCGCGCGCACCTGTCGAGCCTCGTGACCGGGTGGGACGTCGCCACGGTGTCGCGCATCGTCGAGGAGACGCTGCACGAGCACATCGACCCCGTCGTCTACGCGGAGGCGGTCGAGCTCATCGAGTCCCACCACGAGCACGGGCACGACGTCGTCATCGTGTCCGCCTCCGGGAGCGAGGTCGTCGAGCCCATCGCGGCGGTGCTGGGCGCCGACCACGCGATCTCGTCGCGCATGGCCGTCGAGGACGGCCGGTACACGGGAGCGATCGACTTCTACGCGTACGGCGAGAACAAGGCCGTCGCGCTCCGCGAGCTCGCCGGGCGCGAGGGGTACGACCTGGAGGCGAGCTACGCCTACTCCGACTCCGTGACCGACGCCCCGATGCTGGGCGCCGTCGGGCACGCGTTCGTCGTCAACCCCGACCGGACGCTGCGCCGGCTCGCCGCCGAGCACGGCTGGGGCGCCCTGACGTTCTCGAAGCCCGTCGCCCTGCGGTCGCACCTCGCCGGGTCGACGCCGGTCCTCGCCGCGGCGGGGGTCGTCGCGCTCGGCGTCGTGGCGTGGCTGGTGTGGCGCGCGCTGCGCCGTCGGGGCTGA
- a CDS encoding pilus assembly protein FlpE, with protein MGGAVVAVVGARGGAGASVVASSLARAVARRRAPTCLVDLALVGGGLDVLLGVEQDPGVRWPDLADARGRLDGEDLLARLPRWGTVPVVSTERGGGPEPAALADVVAALAEVTSGRSGVLVLDVDRAALGSGALGSGLFGPALLGACDEVLVVTPLDVAGVAGAAAVRDRVPGPAALVLRRPAPGRLSGGEVADAVGLEVAATVGWDRALAGAIERGQGPRAGRGPVVRAGRDLAVRYVGSDR; from the coding sequence ATGGGCGGAGCGGTCGTGGCGGTGGTGGGGGCGCGCGGCGGGGCAGGGGCGAGCGTCGTCGCGTCCTCGCTCGCCCGCGCGGTGGCGCGACGTCGCGCACCCACCTGCCTGGTCGACCTCGCGCTCGTGGGCGGTGGCCTCGACGTGCTCCTCGGCGTCGAGCAGGACCCGGGCGTGCGCTGGCCCGACCTCGCCGACGCGCGCGGCCGGCTCGACGGCGAGGACCTCCTCGCGCGCCTGCCGCGGTGGGGCACGGTCCCCGTCGTCAGCACCGAGCGCGGCGGTGGCCCGGAGCCCGCGGCGCTCGCGGACGTCGTGGCGGCGCTCGCCGAGGTCACGTCCGGGCGGTCGGGGGTGCTCGTGCTCGACGTCGACCGTGCCGCGCTCGGGTCCGGTGCGCTCGGGTCCGGCCTGTTCGGTCCCGCGCTGCTCGGGGCGTGCGACGAGGTGCTGGTCGTGACGCCGCTCGACGTGGCCGGGGTCGCGGGCGCGGCGGCGGTGCGCGACCGGGTCCCCGGTCCGGCGGCGCTCGTGCTGCGCCGGCCGGCCCCGGGACGGTTGTCCGGCGGCGAGGTCGCGGACGCCGTCGGGCTCGAGGTCGCCGCGACGGTCGGCTGGGACCGGGCGCTCGCCGGGGCGATCGAGCGCGGCCAGGGTCCGCGCGCCGGCCGGGGGCCGGTCGTCCGCGCGGGTCGGGACCTCGCGGTGCGGTACGTGGGGAGCGACCGGTGA
- a CDS encoding TadA family conjugal transfer-associated ATPase, producing the protein MSGRDAAPGRTERGRGPLLDGVRDRLVRAGAEPGAGSGAGPDDAAVADALRASGRVLGTTALRELTRTAHAEIFGAGPLQRYLDEPGVTDVLVNGPDEVWVDRGAGLQRVVVPIGGPEAVRSLAVRLAAAGGQRLDDASPVVDARLPDGTRLHAVVAPVCGPGAVISLRVLRTRTFGLADLVASGTVPRVWEPVLRGLVARRASVLVSGGTGTGKTTLLAALLALVPPDERIVCVEEARELDPDHPHVVPLTARRANVEGAGGVDLADLVRAALRMRPDRIVLGECRGAEVREVLMALNTGHEGGLATIHANDVEVIPARLEALAALAGMDRAAVAAQAVGGLDVVLHLRRVRAGGTTRRVLAQVGVVRGDERGGLRVDVAGSWDGSPGSRGGSSGGGAGPVAGPAWDELVARWCA; encoded by the coding sequence GTGAGCGGGCGCGACGCGGCTCCGGGACGGACCGAGCGGGGGCGCGGCCCGCTGCTCGACGGCGTCCGGGACCGCCTCGTGCGCGCCGGCGCCGAGCCGGGAGCCGGGTCGGGGGCGGGACCCGACGACGCGGCCGTCGCCGACGCGCTGCGGGCGTCCGGGCGCGTGCTCGGTACCACCGCGCTGCGAGAGCTCACCCGCACGGCGCACGCGGAGATCTTCGGTGCCGGTCCTCTCCAGCGCTACCTCGACGAGCCGGGCGTGACCGACGTGCTCGTCAACGGGCCGGACGAGGTCTGGGTCGACCGCGGCGCCGGGCTCCAACGGGTCGTCGTCCCGATCGGCGGGCCGGAGGCCGTGCGGTCGCTGGCCGTGCGGCTCGCCGCCGCGGGCGGGCAGCGCCTCGACGACGCCTCGCCCGTGGTCGACGCCCGGCTCCCCGACGGGACGCGCCTCCATGCGGTAGTGGCACCCGTGTGCGGGCCCGGAGCCGTGATCTCGCTGCGCGTGCTGCGGACGCGGACGTTCGGGCTGGCCGACCTCGTCGCCTCCGGCACGGTCCCGCGCGTCTGGGAGCCGGTCCTGCGCGGGCTCGTCGCCCGGCGCGCGAGCGTGCTCGTGTCCGGCGGGACCGGGACCGGCAAGACGACGCTGCTCGCCGCGCTGCTCGCGCTCGTCCCGCCCGACGAGCGCATCGTCTGCGTCGAGGAGGCGCGCGAGCTCGACCCGGACCACCCGCACGTCGTCCCGCTCACCGCGCGCCGGGCGAACGTCGAGGGCGCCGGCGGGGTCGACCTCGCCGACCTCGTGCGCGCCGCGCTGCGGATGCGGCCCGACCGCATCGTGCTGGGCGAGTGCCGCGGCGCCGAGGTCCGGGAGGTGCTCATGGCGCTCAACACCGGCCACGAGGGTGGGTTGGCGACCATCCACGCCAACGACGTCGAGGTGATCCCCGCCCGGCTGGAGGCTCTCGCGGCGCTCGCGGGCATGGACCGGGCCGCCGTGGCGGCGCAGGCCGTCGGCGGGCTCGACGTGGTGCTGCACCTGCGCCGCGTGCGCGCGGGCGGCACGACCCGGCGCGTGCTCGCCCAGGTCGGGGTCGTGCGGGGCGACGAGCGGGGCGGTCTGCGCGTGGACGTCGCGGGGTCGTGGGACGGGTCGCCGGGCTCGCGCGGTGGGTCTTCCGGCGGCGGTGCCGGACCGGTCGCGGGCCCGGCCTGGGACGAGCTCGTGGCGCGGTGGTGCGCGTGA
- a CDS encoding type II secretion system F family protein — translation MTALLVVAWVLVATTPWWVARSAVGQRVVGVARRAASAAGPPDGAWGEGERGTGRGGRGRPDDAGTPIETGVLLELLAAAVRSGAAVPRALDVVGSCVGGRDGAGLRAAGAALLLGASWDAAWVGAPPRLAVVQRALRPAWLHGAAPAPALRAAAQASRQDRTAAAKTAAARLAVHLVLPLGACFLPAFVLVGLVPVLVSLGSGLLGG, via the coding sequence GTGACCGCGCTCCTGGTGGTGGCGTGGGTCCTGGTGGCGACGACGCCGTGGTGGGTGGCGCGGTCGGCCGTCGGGCAGCGGGTCGTCGGGGTGGCGCGACGCGCGGCGAGCGCCGCCGGCCCGCCTGACGGGGCGTGGGGCGAGGGGGAGCGGGGGACCGGGCGCGGAGGCCGGGGGCGCCCGGACGACGCCGGGACCCCGATCGAGACCGGCGTGCTCCTCGAGCTCCTCGCGGCGGCCGTCCGCTCCGGCGCGGCCGTCCCACGTGCCCTGGACGTGGTCGGGTCGTGCGTCGGGGGTCGGGACGGTGCCGGACTGCGGGCCGCGGGGGCGGCCCTCCTCCTCGGCGCGTCGTGGGACGCCGCCTGGGTGGGCGCCCCGCCGCGGCTCGCGGTCGTGCAGCGCGCGCTGCGCCCGGCCTGGCTGCACGGTGCCGCCCCCGCGCCCGCGTTGCGGGCCGCGGCGCAGGCGTCGCGGCAGGACCGGACCGCCGCGGCCAAGACCGCCGCGGCGCGCCTCGCCGTGCACCTCGTCCTCCCGCTCGGCGCCTGCTTCCTCCCGGCGTTCGTGCTCGTCGGGCTGGTGCCCGTCCTCGTCTCGCTGGGGTCCGGTCTGCTGGGCGGGTAG
- a CDS encoding aminoglycoside 3'-phosphotransferase — MEATAVGPTEPGALAQGLWEEVGSGESSARVFVSTDGARYAKVVDGDEVVALAGERDRVRWAGDQGIPGPRLLGWAEAPGEAVLTTTAVAGTPADQVGPDQARRAWANIVAAVRALHDVPVGGCPFDRGLRTMYALAQDVVARGAVRQEFLRPEQESRSGHDLLAELTAELPVRQEQEAADQVVCHGDLCLPNILLDPETLEVSGFVDLGRLGAADRHADLSLLLASAQDTWPDEAQHLRDQLQPLYGSPVDADRLRFHLFLDPLTWD; from the coding sequence ATGGAAGCGACTGCCGTCGGCCCGACCGAGCCGGGAGCCCTCGCCCAGGGGCTCTGGGAGGAGGTCGGTAGCGGCGAGTCGTCCGCCCGGGTCTTCGTGAGCACGGACGGGGCTCGGTACGCCAAGGTCGTGGACGGCGACGAGGTGGTCGCGCTGGCCGGTGAACGTGACCGCGTGCGGTGGGCCGGTGACCAGGGGATCCCCGGGCCACGGCTGCTGGGATGGGCGGAAGCCCCAGGCGAGGCGGTCCTGACGACCACCGCGGTGGCGGGGACGCCCGCCGACCAGGTCGGTCCCGACCAGGCGCGCCGGGCGTGGGCGAACATCGTGGCGGCGGTCCGGGCGCTCCACGACGTCCCCGTGGGCGGCTGCCCGTTCGACCGCGGGCTGCGCACCATGTACGCGCTGGCGCAGGACGTGGTGGCGCGTGGCGCCGTGCGGCAGGAGTTCCTGCGTCCCGAGCAGGAGTCCCGGTCCGGCCACGACCTCCTCGCCGAGCTCACCGCAGAGCTGCCCGTGCGCCAGGAGCAGGAGGCGGCCGACCAGGTGGTCTGTCACGGCGACCTCTGCCTGCCCAACATCCTGCTCGACCCCGAGACGCTGGAGGTCTCCGGGTTCGTCGACCTCGGTCGCCTCGGAGCGGCCGACCGGCACGCCGACCTCTCGTTGCTGCTCGCGAGCGCGCAGGACACCTGGCCGGACGAGGCGCAGCACCTCCGGGATCAGCTCCAGCCGCTCTACGGGTCTCCGGTCGACGCGGACCGGCTCCGGTTCCACCTCTTCCTGGACCCGCTGACCTGGGACTGA
- a CDS encoding DUF4244 domain-containing protein, producing MPGRVRRALARLTGTSTGQDGEAGLATAEYAIATVAAAGFAGLLIVVLKSGEVRELLLGIVRSALSLG from the coding sequence ATGCCAGGACGGGTTCGGCGCGCGCTCGCGCGCCTGACGGGGACGAGCACGGGACAGGACGGCGAGGCCGGTCTCGCGACCGCGGAGTACGCGATCGCGACCGTCGCGGCGGCGGGATTCGCCGGGCTGCTCATCGTCGTGCTCAAGAGCGGCGAGGTGCGCGAGCTGCTGCTCGGCATCGTGCGCAGCGCGCTGTCGCTGGGCTGA
- a CDS encoding TadE family type IV pilus minor pilin, producing the protein MRRDAGTGTGAWGWPRPLALSPREVGPREACPREACPREVGPREVRPRGARSRDDRERGAVTAELAVALPAVVLVLVVVLTLAAAAGAQMRSADAARAAARAAAIGEDDATVRATALRVAGDGATVGVVRGDPWVEVRVTTPVVGGWLSGSPLRASGEAVAWVEP; encoded by the coding sequence GTGCGACGGGACGCAGGCACGGGCACCGGTGCGTGGGGCTGGCCCAGGCCGTTGGCGCTCAGCCCGCGGGAGGTCGGCCCGCGGGAGGCCTGCCCGCGGGAGGCCTGCCCGCGGGAGGTCGGTCCGCGCGAGGTCCGTCCGCGCGGGGCCCGGTCGCGCGACGACCGGGAGCGGGGTGCGGTCACGGCCGAGCTCGCCGTCGCGCTGCCGGCGGTCGTCCTCGTCCTCGTCGTCGTCCTCACCCTCGCCGCGGCGGCGGGCGCACAGATGCGCTCCGCCGACGCGGCGAGGGCCGCCGCCCGTGCGGCGGCCATCGGCGAGGACGACGCGACCGTGCGCGCGACGGCGCTCCGGGTGGCCGGGGACGGCGCGACCGTCGGCGTCGTGCGCGGCGACCCGTGGGTCGAGGTCCGCGTCACGACGCCCGTGGTGGGCGGGTGGCTCTCGGGATCGCCGCTGCGCGCCAGCGGCGAGGCCGTCGCGTGGGTCGAGCCATGA
- a CDS encoding Rv3654c family TadE-like protein — protein MTRDATDGRRGRAASARRSRSTRRRAAQVEIERHDEAPDAASDEERGAGTVLVLGVVAAVLVLALGLAALAHAQAARGAAQTGADLAALAAATAARDGWDPCGRAREVAARNAAAVTTCAEQGAGVVRVDVASTAGVTVLGVALGRATAAARAGPATAR, from the coding sequence ATGACCCGTGACGCGACCGACGGGAGGAGAGGTCGCGCCGCGAGCGCCCGGCGGTCCCGCAGCACCCGTCGCCGCGCGGCCCAGGTCGAGATCGAGCGGCACGACGAGGCGCCCGACGCGGCGTCCGACGAGGAGCGCGGCGCGGGCACGGTGCTGGTGCTCGGCGTCGTCGCGGCCGTCCTCGTGCTCGCCCTCGGCCTGGCGGCGCTCGCGCACGCCCAGGCGGCCCGCGGGGCGGCCCAGACCGGCGCCGACCTCGCGGCGCTCGCGGCCGCCACGGCCGCTCGCGACGGCTGGGACCCGTGCGGACGCGCCCGCGAGGTCGCGGCACGCAACGCGGCGGCGGTCACCACGTGCGCCGAGCAGGGCGCCGGCGTCGTGCGGGTCGACGTCGCCTCGACCGCCGGCGTCACCGTCCTCGGTGTCGCGCTGGGCCGGGCGACGGCCGCCGCCCGCGCGGGTCCGGCGACCGCACGCTGA